DNA from Desulfuromonas sp. AOP6:
GCTTGCTGCTCGGTGCCCTTTTGGGTCATCATGTTGAAGAGCAAAATCATCACCAAAGAGATGACCAGCCAGAGTGCAATATTTTTATAAAATTGATTCACTGTACCCCCTAAGTTTTATTTTTTTTTCATCCCCCTCGAACAAGGGGTGTGAATAGTCATCCGAAACTGAGAAAAAGTACCACAAACCCTGCGATTTCACAAGCCGCTTGTCATTGTTTATCTACCGTTTCCGGTCGACGGATTGGCCTCTACAATTTCCAACCGCAGGACCGTCCCGCCGGCTTCGTGGGGAGCGAAGCCGGCACAACGACGCCACCCTGCAATCCAGAGAATTTTGCCATCTGACTCCACCAGGGGGATACGTTGACGCGCTTCTCGGGGAATCTTTTCGTCGACAAAAAAATCCTTCACTTTTTTATGTCCAGCCATGCCCGATGGCTGGAACCGATCCCCCTTTCGGAAGGAACGGGCCCGAAGGGGAAAAGCTACTTTTTGTGCATCGAATTCAACAGCAAGGAGCCCTTTCACCCCAGATTCGCACGCTAGAGAAACCTTAAGCTCATAGCCACCCGGCAGGGAAAAGGTGCCCGGCCCGTCGATTTCAATCTCAAAGGAATCAGCTGCCGGAAAAGGTTTCTTTCGCAGGAACAGCCGGTTATAGCGTCGACAGGACCAGGCTTCGCCAACATCGAGGTCCGATTGGGGCACGGGAGATAGGAGTTGGGCTTCGACCGCCTCCAGGTGCGCCGAAACGATGCCGTGAACCCGTCCACGCACCCGAATCAAGCCGTGACGCAGTACGCGCATCCTCAAAGCAACATGCAGAGCGAGAAGTGCTTCCCGCTCAAAACACACGTCGCCATCCTCGTCCCTTGCACAGGCCGAAAAAGCCCTGAGAGTTTCCAGTTGCCAGTAATCCTCTTCACAGCCGAAACGAGAGGCCAGAGCGTTAAGGTGAGGAACAATCTGAGGGTTAAAGGTCTGCAGTAGCGGCACGAGGTCATGGCGAATGCGATTGCGAGTGAAGCGCCGATCGGCATTGCTTTCATCGTCAACAAAGGACAAGCCTCGTTCCTGAAGATATGCTTTCAGCTGGATTGGCGCCAGATCGAGCAAGGGCCTAACATAAAGACCAGAACGGAAGCGCATGGAGGCCAACCCGGACAGACCGCTGCCACGAATCAGCCGATGAAGAAAGGTTTCGGCCTGATCGCCTTGATGGTGACCAAGAGCCACCGCATCGCAATCCGTATTGGTGGCCGTTTTTTCAAGAAAGTCCCGTCGGGCGAACCGCGCCGCCTCCTCCAGACCTGCCCCACGGCGGGAAGCCAGGGCGGAGACATTTTCAGAGCCAATCGTCAGGGGAATACCCAATTGCCCACAGACATTCGCTACAAATTCTGCATCCGCTGCGCTGGTGGGCCGCATCTGGTGGTCGAAATGGGCCGCTATGAGCGTCAGGGGATATGTCTCGGCAAGCTCATGGAGCAAGGCCAGCAGAGCGACGGAATCGCCTCCACCCGAGACAGCCACGAGGAGCCTGCTACCTGGCGTGACGCGACAGGAGTCCCGCAGCGTTCTTTCAACCTGTGCAAGCATGATACCTCGGTGGAAAAAAGAAAACCCTCCCCGAAGAGTCAGGGAGGGTCGGGGGATGGTGGCGGTGCAGAGATTCGAACTCCGGACACTGCGGATATGAGCCGCATGCTCTAACCAACTGAGCTACACCGCCAAACTTTTCATCTATATTCACTCCCAGCTTCCGGGAGATCTATTTTTGGTTGCGGGGGAAGGATTTGAACCTTCGACCTTCGGGTTATGAGCCCGACGAGCTACCAGACTGCTCCACCCCGCGCCAGGGAGATGGCAATTTAGCCAGAACGGAGGGCAAAGTCAAGATATTTTTTTCAGGCTTTTTCCCTCTTTTCCAGGCAGGCGCAGCAGACGAGAAAGTCGATGTTTTCAACGTCTTCGCACCAGCGCTGACAGACCTTCCTCCTTTTTCAGACGCTCAACGACCTGCTGTGCATCCGCATCGCCAGCGAAGGGTCCAACCAGTACGCGATGCCAGATCCCCTTGCTGCCAAGGTCGCCTCTTTCCAGAAAAACGGCGTATCCATTGGTCTCCAGACGATCCTTGAGGCGGTCCGCCTCTTCCACAGAGCGGAAAGAGGCAACCTGCACCACATGCGTCCCGGCCGGATGCGTTCTGGGCGCCGCTACCGGCAGTGTTTTCTGGGGTGCGGCGGTGACTTTCTCCGGCGTCCGGACCGTGACAGGGGACTCCTGTGAAGGAGAACTGGTTTTGACGCTGGGGGGACGGTTGATCCCACTGCCCAGCGGTGTTTGACCGGCCATCGGCAGCGTATCATAGAAGGTCAGACTGTCGGCCACGTCAACTGGCTTACCTCCTCCCTCATCGCCTTCATCGCCGACTTCACCCTTCTTATCCACAGGCATACGCAGGGGCGCTTCCAGCACTTCGAGAGAATCGGTGGGCGCCGTGGCACGACCCACCATGAACCCGAGAACGAAACTGACCAACGAAACGGCAAGCATGAGCACAAGCAGGATAACAGCCTGTTTTTTTTCAATCCGCCGTTGGGATCGTGAAGGGATCTGACGCATCACTTCTCCTGGTCACATCTGCTCCGGCGCCGAAACACCGATCAGATTCAGGGCATTGGCAAAAACAATGCGCACGCTGTTGACCAGATAAAGACGTGCTCTACTGGTCTCCGCATCCTCGCTCAGAATGCGCTGCCGATTATAGTAACTGTGAAACTGCGAGGCAAGCTCCTGCAGATAAAAGGTGATACGGTGAGGTTCATAGTGCCGGGCCGCCCCCAAAACGATCTCGGGATAGCGGGCAAGCAACTTGGCCAGCGCCAACTCTTCGTCCAGGGACAGTCGATCGAAGTCGACTTCGCCGATGGCAGGCACCTGAATTTTCTGTGCTTCAGCATTGCGATTAATGCTGCAAACACGAGCATGGGCGTATTGCACATAGTAGACAGGATTCTCGGTGCTCTGCTGCTTGGCCAACTCCAGGTCGAATTCAAGCTGACTGTCCGAGCGTCTCATCAAAAAGAAATAACGGCAGGCATCCTTGCCAACCTCATCGACAACCTCGCGCAGCGTCACGAATTCACCGGATCGGGTACTCATGGCGACCTGCTGGCCACCGCGCAGCAGATTAACCAACTGAACAAGCAGAACCTGGAGATCGTCCGGGTTCCGCCCCAAGGCTTGCACAACGGCCTTCATCCGAGGAATGTAGCCATGGTGATCAGCCCCCCAGACATCAATGACCTGGTCGAATCCCCGCTCAAACTTCTCCTTGTGATAAGCCACATCGGAAGCAAAGTAGGTGGTAACGCCATTGGAACGAACCATGACGCGGTCTTTGTCGTCACCGAAGTCGGTGGTGCGAAACCAGATGGCTTCGTCCTTTTCGTAGGCGTAACCTTTTTCCTGCAGCAGTGAGACCCCCTGCTCCACCTGCCCACGGTCGTACAAACCCTGCTCGCTGTACCAGTTATCGAAATGCACACCAAAAGCCTGCAGGTCCTCATCGATACCAGCCAGAATCTTTTGGCCGCCATACTCAGCAAAGGTGCGGATGGCCTCATCCTCGGGATCCTGGGCATAGCGTTCACCCTCGGCGGCAAGCACCTCCTCGGCCAGATGGCGGATGTAGTCGCCCTGATAGCAGTCCTGCGGGAAATCCACCTCTTCGCCCAGCAACTGACGATAGCGCAGATAGAGCGAGCGCCCTAGAGTATTCATCTGGTTGCCGGCGTCGTTTATATAGTATTCACGCTGTACATCATAACCGGCAGCCCGAAGCAGAGAGGCGACCGCATCACCCGTAGCCGCTCCTCGGCCATGACCAATATGCAGAGGACCGGTCGGATTGGCACTGACAAACTCCACCTGCACTTTTTTACCGGCCCCGGCCTGGCTCTCCCCGTAGCGACGGCCATGGCGATAGATATCATCAAGCACGCCGTACCAGCATCGATTGGTCAAAAAGAAGTTGATGAAACCAGGCCCGGCCACCGTCACCTTGTGCCACAATTCGCCACCGTCACCCAGGGCCGCGAGCAGGATCTCGGCGATCTGCCGTGGAGCCTTTTTCTCTGCCCTGGCCAGGAGCATGGCCGCATTGGTAGCATAATCACCATGTTCTGTATGGGCGGGAACTTCCATGGAAAATTCGGGATAGAGACCCGAGCTCAGAGTCCCCTTGGCGTAACAATCGGCCAGGGCATCCTTGATGTGTTTCGCTAACCGTTCTTTCATGACCAGCTATTCTCTTTCCTGTTTTTTGGCTGAGTCAGCCTCATTAGTTACGGATTCTTTTTGCAGTTGCACATCCTTGGTGAAATCGGGGCAATGCAGAGTAACATCTCCACCCATGGCAAATCGCTTGGCACAGCTTTCCCGCCAGGCACAAAGGGGACATATTTTCTGTACATCCCTGGACATACGCCAACATCTCCTCTCTTACCAGAAAGAGCGTCATGTTAGCGCCAGGCATGGATTCCTGTCAAGAAATCCCACGCCACGAA
Protein-coding regions in this window:
- the tilS gene encoding tRNA lysidine(34) synthetase TilS, translating into MLAQVERTLRDSCRVTPGSRLLVAVSGGGDSVALLALLHELAETYPLTLIAAHFDHQMRPTSAADAEFVANVCGQLGIPLTIGSENVSALASRRGAGLEEAARFARRDFLEKTATNTDCDAVALGHHQGDQAETFLHRLIRGSGLSGLASMRFRSGLYVRPLLDLAPIQLKAYLQERGLSFVDDESNADRRFTRNRIRHDLVPLLQTFNPQIVPHLNALASRFGCEEDYWQLETLRAFSACARDEDGDVCFEREALLALHVALRMRVLRHGLIRVRGRVHGIVSAHLEAVEAQLLSPVPQSDLDVGEAWSCRRYNRLFLRKKPFPAADSFEIEIDGPGTFSLPGGYELKVSLACESGVKGLLAVEFDAQKVAFPLRARSFRKGDRFQPSGMAGHKKVKDFFVDEKIPREARQRIPLVESDGKILWIAGWRRCAGFAPHEAGGTVLRLEIVEANPSTGNGR
- a CDS encoding SPOR domain-containing protein, producing the protein MRQIPSRSQRRIEKKQAVILLVLMLAVSLVSFVLGFMVGRATAPTDSLEVLEAPLRMPVDKKGEVGDEGDEGGGKPVDVADSLTFYDTLPMAGQTPLGSGINRPPSVKTSSPSQESPVTVRTPEKVTAAPQKTLPVAAPRTHPAGTHVVQVASFRSVEEADRLKDRLETNGYAVFLERGDLGSKGIWHRVLVGPFAGDADAQQVVERLKKEEGLSALVRRR
- the argS gene encoding arginine--tRNA ligase; its protein translation is MKERLAKHIKDALADCYAKGTLSSGLYPEFSMEVPAHTEHGDYATNAAMLLARAEKKAPRQIAEILLAALGDGGELWHKVTVAGPGFINFFLTNRCWYGVLDDIYRHGRRYGESQAGAGKKVQVEFVSANPTGPLHIGHGRGAATGDAVASLLRAAGYDVQREYYINDAGNQMNTLGRSLYLRYRQLLGEEVDFPQDCYQGDYIRHLAEEVLAAEGERYAQDPEDEAIRTFAEYGGQKILAGIDEDLQAFGVHFDNWYSEQGLYDRGQVEQGVSLLQEKGYAYEKDEAIWFRTTDFGDDKDRVMVRSNGVTTYFASDVAYHKEKFERGFDQVIDVWGADHHGYIPRMKAVVQALGRNPDDLQVLLVQLVNLLRGGQQVAMSTRSGEFVTLREVVDEVGKDACRYFFLMRRSDSQLEFDLELAKQQSTENPVYYVQYAHARVCSINRNAEAQKIQVPAIGEVDFDRLSLDEELALAKLLARYPEIVLGAARHYEPHRITFYLQELASQFHSYYNRQRILSEDAETSRARLYLVNSVRIVFANALNLIGVSAPEQM